The following coding sequences are from one Paenibacillus sp. FSL R5-0912 window:
- a CDS encoding SDR family oxidoreductase — MKLSGNTILITGGGSGIGLAFAERFINGGNTVISTGRREQVLQDAKDKLPGLITRVSDLNIESERTALFDWVTANYPEINVLVNNAGTQQRFNVLKADARNNWAYFNQEITTNLEAPLHLAMLFAPLFAAREAAAILSVTSGLAFTPFAIGPIYSATKAALHSFSMSLRLQLSDTSVEVIEIAPPAVNTDLGGSGLHVHGEPLDAFTDGIFQGLAEGLQEIGYGTSVDRLRMSRDKIDEYADNMYQAMKSYIE, encoded by the coding sequence ATGAAACTTTCAGGAAATACAATCCTTATTACAGGCGGAGGCTCGGGAATCGGGCTCGCTTTTGCCGAACGCTTCATCAATGGCGGGAATACAGTCATCAGTACCGGGCGGCGTGAACAGGTCCTGCAGGATGCCAAAGACAAGCTCCCCGGCCTGATTACCCGTGTAAGTGATTTGAATATAGAATCCGAGCGTACCGCCTTGTTCGACTGGGTAACTGCGAACTATCCGGAAATAAATGTATTAGTGAACAATGCCGGGACCCAGCAGCGCTTCAATGTACTCAAGGCAGATGCGAGAAACAACTGGGCTTATTTCAATCAAGAAATCACAACTAACCTTGAAGCCCCTCTTCATCTGGCGATGCTGTTCGCTCCATTATTCGCAGCACGGGAAGCGGCGGCTATCCTGAGCGTCACCTCCGGCCTAGCCTTCACACCGTTTGCCATTGGCCCGATCTATTCAGCGACGAAGGCGGCGCTTCATTCGTTCAGCATGAGTCTCAGACTCCAGCTCTCTGATACCTCTGTAGAAGTGATTGAGATTGCTCCTCCGGCGGTGAATACAGATCTCGGCGGAAGCGGGCTGCATGTCCACGGCGAACCGTTAGATGCGTTCACGGATGGAATCTTCCAGGGATTAGCCGAAGGACTGCAGGAGATCGGCTACGGCACTTCGGTGGACCGGCTGCGCATGTCACGGGATAAGATCGACGAATATGCTGACAATATGTATCAGGCAATGAAGAGTTATATTGAATAA
- a CDS encoding MerR family transcriptional regulator, translating into MKYVSISEAAAQLGIPESTIRYYEKKGLLPQMERDEAGRRIFSENRIAFLKIIIYLKNTHMPICSIRQYVDWMLEGDSTTELRLRMFQEHKQAVLAEIALMTESLQGIDKKIVRYTNYLSK; encoded by the coding sequence ATGAAATATGTTTCCATTAGCGAAGCTGCAGCCCAGTTAGGGATTCCGGAATCAACGATTCGTTATTATGAGAAAAAGGGTTTATTGCCACAGATGGAGCGTGATGAAGCCGGGAGGCGGATATTCTCGGAGAATCGTATTGCTTTCCTTAAGATCATTATTTATTTGAAAAATACGCATATGCCCATCTGCAGTATCCGGCAATATGTGGACTGGATGTTAGAAGGGGACAGCACGACTGAACTCCGGCTTAGAATGTTTCAGGAGCATAAGCAGGCTGTGCTGGCGGAAATTGCGCTCATGACAGAATCCTTGCAGGGCATCGACAAGAAAATCGTACGGTATACCAATTATTTATCAAAATAA
- a CDS encoding DUF1349 domain-containing protein — translation MNAADFPAYKWMNEGNIRFEDDAIILEATANSDFFCNNGAIAEEGLTPESLTNAPFFYTEVSGDFVLRVKVSHDFRDTYDSSSIMVMQDLTVWAKACFELTDFNTHAVVSVVTNQTSDDANGCNIDGNEVWLQAARSGNAFAFHYSTDGVRFDMMRFFNLPAEETIKVGLLAQAPTGEGGERIYRNFTLENRTVKNIRAGE, via the coding sequence ATGAATGCAGCGGATTTTCCGGCGTACAAGTGGATGAATGAGGGGAACATCAGGTTTGAGGATGATGCTATTATATTAGAAGCCACTGCTAACAGCGACTTTTTCTGCAACAACGGTGCCATAGCTGAAGAAGGGCTTACCCCTGAAAGTCTGACGAATGCACCCTTCTTCTATACAGAAGTGTCCGGTGATTTCGTGCTGCGGGTGAAGGTTAGCCATGACTTCCGGGATACCTACGATTCCTCTTCCATTATGGTGATGCAGGACCTGACGGTCTGGGCCAAGGCCTGCTTTGAGCTGACAGATTTCAATACCCACGCCGTGGTCAGTGTAGTAACAAATCAGACCTCGGATGATGCCAATGGCTGTAATATTGATGGCAATGAGGTATGGCTGCAGGCCGCAAGGTCCGGGAATGCCTTCGCCTTTCATTATTCGACAGATGGTGTAAGGTTTGATATGATGCGCTTCTTTAACCTTCCGGCGGAAGAAACGATCAAGGTTGGACTATTGGCACAAGCCCCAACAGGCGAAGGCGGAGAGAGAATCTACCGGAATTTCACACTGGAGAACCGGACGGTCAAAAATATAAGAGCGGGTGAATAA